One genomic segment of Salmo trutta chromosome 8, fSalTru1.1, whole genome shotgun sequence includes these proteins:
- the LOC115198238 gene encoding FRAS1-related extracellular matrix protein 1-like, whose protein sequence is MKTSPSTDHHTSVTWTALSQAALPSNKGRDQSKRTIVYIIDPATEARSDSLEFRVSDPLGNTGPSHILELKWPRVELAVYQACTEYQAYENQGAVSLNILRKGNVAESSYITIKVREVTATAGEDSILSPSSLIQFDPGVS, encoded by the exons ATGAAGACCTCACCTTCCACAGACCACCATACTTCGGTTACCTGGACAGCACTATCACAG GCAGCTTTGCCCAGCAACAAAGGGAGGGACCAGAGCAAGAGGACTATTGTGTATATCATAGACCCAGCAACGGAAGCTCGGTCAGATAGCCTGGAGTTCAGAGTGTCTGATCCTCTAGGAAACACTGGACCCTCCCACAT ACTGGAATTGAAGTGGCCTCGCGTGGAGCTGGCTGTGTACCAGGCATGTACTGAGTACCAGGCATATGAGAACCAGGGCGCTGTCTCACTGAACATCCTACGGAAAGGCAACGTGGCAGAGTCCTCGTACATCACCATCAAG GTGAGAGAAGTCACAGCAACAGCTGGAGAGGATTCCATTCTGAGCCCTTCCAGCCTAATCCAGTTTGATCCTG GCGTGTCCTAA